From the Brachyspira suanatina genome, the window GCTATTTGAATATTTAAAATTAAGAAAATCTATATTAAAGCAAAGAAATAAAATACATAATATGCTATTTATTAAAACAAACGGCGAGCCTTTGAATATAAATACTATAAGCACAATAATGCATTTCATTTCTAAAAAGACAAATACAAAAGTTACATGTCATTCATTAAGAAGAGGCTTTGCAACCGACATGGCAGAAAACGGAACTGACATTTATGTTATATCAAAAATGCTAGGACATCAAAATATAAATACAACCGTGTCAAGATATATTTATGTTTTGGCTGGTATGATAAAAGAAGCTATGGAAAATCATCCGTTTGCTAAGTTTGAATATGGTACGAAAAAAGACTTTACTAATTCGGACAAAAATATAAAAAGCGATGAGGTGATTGCAATAAAAAATATGTTTGAAGATTTAACAAACAAGATGAATGACATTATAAATCATCTGCCGAGAGAAACGGATATTAAAAAGGCTTGAAGTGTGGTACATCGTGCAAATTGCATTATGTGCAACACATCAATTTGCAGTGCAGACTGCATATTGCATTATGTAAAACACTGCATTTTGATGTGTGGACTGCAAATTGTATTATGTGCAACACTGCATTTTGCAGTATGCTACCCTGCAAAATGCAGTATGAATTTAAAGATAATTTAAAGACTTTTAAATTTAAAAAAAGAATAAGAGTTAATATATTTTAGTTTATTTAGAAATAACCTGAAAAGTTAAATCAGTTTTTGAAAACTGTTACGATAACATAATGCAAATATTGCCTTCAAGTCTTTAATAGAATAGCTTTATTTAACGCACAGAGGCTTTATACAAGGCTTTTTTTATTTAGGTATACATTTATATATACTTTACTAAAAAACACCGCTTAAGGCAGTATTTTAATTTTAAAAAAAATGTTTTTTTGTTGACTTTAAAATATTTTTGTGTATATTAGTTAATGCGATATAAAATTAAGAATGCCAATCAAAAAAGGTGTGAGAAACCTTTAGGCATAAAAAGGATATGGAATGAAAAAGCAAATAGTAATATTATGCTCTGGTATGTTGTATACTTTGAGCAAGTTTAGAAATAGTTCTTTAATAGCTAGAAATACGGTACAAGTAAGTAAAAGCTTTTTTCTCAATATTCTTTTACCTTGTATTTTATATCGCAATAAAAATATACTTGTACCGTTTTTCATAAATCTCAAATTCGTTGAAATTATTATTTTTTTTAAAATAATACTTAGATTTAATAAAAACAGCTATTTATTTAAATATGTAAAGTATTAATTTAAATTTTTTATAGAATTA encodes:
- a CDS encoding tyrosine-type recombinase/integrase — translated: LFEYLKLRKSILKQRNKIHNMLFIKTNGEPLNINTISTIMHFISKKTNTKVTCHSLRRGFATDMAENGTDIYVISKMLGHQNINTTVSRYIYVLAGMIKEAMENHPFAKFEYGTKKDFTNSDKNIKSDEVIAIKNMFEDLTNKMNDIINHLPRETDIKKA